Genomic window (Marinifilum sp. JC120):
CAGCAACAAGCAGCTAGGAGGAAATGGAATACAAATTCATACCACAAAAGCTTAGACTACTCACAAATTATATACATATATGAGTCGACTGAACCAAGCCCAGAACTTATCTCAAACATCAACACTGTCGCAAGACAACCAAAAGTAGCTAAGTGCATTAAATCTGATGGTAAAGAATACTTTAGCCGATTGAAGCAACAACGCTCTGAAAACAAAGAATTCACCAAAGCCCTTGATAACTTACTGGCAGTCCTTGATTAAAATATAGCTATTTTTAACTTGCTTTTGAAGCCTAACAAACTGTCTGCCTTAATATGATCAAAATTATCACCAACTATCTAAATATTTACACAGTTCTATTACCGATATAGCCACTCAGGGTAGCTATAGGGCAGCAAAAACAAGAAAAGAGCTCACACCCACAAGATGTAAACCCTTGTTTTTTTTGGAGCCAACGATCGGAATTGAACCGACGGCCTGCTGGTTACGAATCTCCCTGCACCTTGTTTTACTGAGTCTGATTAAGTTGTATTACCTTGTAAATTCAATATGTTGAATTAGTTCTATTTTGTGTTACGTTGTAACAAATTAGATTGTATTTGCGCCGCAGGGTAGCAAAGAGGGTAGCAAGGTAGCAATGTCTCGTAAGAAAAGTAAATTCACCGGCGTATACATGCGCGAGTCTAAAGACCGCAGATTTAAAGGTAAACCTGATGTCTGCTTTGACATAACCTTTAAGGAAGGCACACGCAAGGTCTGGCAAAAAGTGGGCTGGAGATCCGAGGGTATCACGGCAGCATACGCTTCAAAAGTTAGGTCTGAAATTGTACGAAACAGCCGACTCGGCATAGACGTATCAACGCCAAAATCAATCACATTTGGGCAGGCCTTTGAAGAATACAAGCAGAATCACCTTTCAACTCTTAAAAGCGGTGATAGAGTCATAAGGCTGTATAAAGCTAGAGTCCAAAATGAATTTCAAAATCTTCAACTCAAAGACATCAGCACGATAAGGCTCGAAAAATATAAAAACAAACTTCTCGCTGAAGGACTAACACCGGCAACGGCTACTCACTGCCTCGCTATCTTCAGATCTGTCTTCAAAAAAATGGTGTCATGGGGAAAGTACAAGGGACTAGTCCCAACAGATCAAATATCCATGCCCAAAAAAGATAACCGGCGTTTTCGTTTCCTGACAAAGAATGAAGCCGACGAACTTCTCACTGCTATTCGGATCAGAAGCGAGGATACCTACCTCATGTCACTGACCAGCCTTCATACCGGCATGCGCTTTGGTGAAGTGGCCAGCCTCCGAGCCGAACACGTTAGCTTAAAAGATGGAATGATTCGAATTGTCGATGGTAAAGGGGAAAGTTCCAGAACAGTGTTCATGACTACGGAGCTGCGCTACCAACTCAGTCAAAAACATATACAGCTTGGTAAACTAATTTTCCCCAATCGACATGGCGGAATACGCCCCATGGTGTCAAAGACCTTTCCGCGCGCAGTCAAGGCATTAGGATTGAATCAAGACAGAATGGACAAACGCGACCATGTGGTATTCCACACCTTGCGACATACCTTCGCTTCATGGCTGGTCCAAAATGGGACGCCATTATATACTGTTGGAGAGCTTCTGGGACACTCTTCCTTAGAAATGACTAAGCGATACTCTCACTTGGCCCCGGAGGTTTTGAAAGCGGCGGCGCGTTCTTTTGACAAAATAGTAGAGAATAAATGAAAGATTATTACAATTAGTCCCAACTTACTTGAGGCTCTGTGTAAAGCGGGTCAAAGAGACATATAGACTAGTTCTTCCATGGCCTGAATATCCATTCTCTCCTTTTATTGCAGGTGTGCTGCCATATTTCTGACTTGCCACTCACAGGGCTATGAGTTGGAATGCTTTGCTGTTTTGTTATAAGTCGGCAAAAACAATATATTATGATGTAAATACTAAGTACTGAAAGCCATTTGACACCTGCCCAAACAGGGTAAGTCCTAGGACTCATATAAATTTAATAGTAACGCATGAAGGTTGCTTATGACTTTGGAAGATGTCATATCTTTTTTCGCAAAACTGAGGGCTTGTAAGTTTGTTTGACCTAAGGCGTCATGAAGAGCGTCGAGAAAACGCCTTCGCTATTAAGGAGTTAGTCGAATAATGACAAAAATAAAAAAATCTATAGCACTTGATACGAATTTCGAAAAAACGTTTGATCATATCGGCATGACTGCCCTTAATACCACAGAGACAGATACAACTGAATCACTAATCACAGAACTAACCCGTCCAGAAGGTTGGGGGGTATCTGTTGCAGATATTATCGGGCAGAATTCCGTCCGATTAGACGCTGAGCATTATAACCCAAAGATTTCAAAAAACATGGAAATGCTTGAAGCATCAAAATATGGCCTTCTGCCTCTGGCAGACTTGGCACAAATAGATCTTCCCGGCCAGTTCGTTCGTATTTGGGCGAAAGATGCGGAACATGGGATACCATATCTAAATGCTACAGACCTTATGAGTTTCGCAGCGTTGGGAGAACCAGCACAGTTGCGCTATCTTTCGAAGGCCACGGACGTTAACATCGATAGGCTCATTGTTCGTGAAGGGATGATCCTCGTGACTTGCTCCGGCACCTTGGGGCGTGTTTTTGAAGTCCCTAAGGCCTTAGATGGATGGGTCGGAACGCATGACATCATTCGGGTTATCCCTACAGATCCTGCTATGAAAGGATATATTAGAGCATTCCTGTCTTCCTCATATGCACAGACTCAAATTCTTAGCCACACCCATGGTGGACAAATTGACCACGTCACAGCTAATCAAATCCGTTCCTGTCTCGTGCCACAACTAAGTGATAAGCAAATGCGTGCCATATCTATCCAAATGGACAAATCTGAAAAGATGAAACAGAAGGCCGCAGGTATGGTCCTAACATCGTTATCACAAATCAAGGAGGCACTGGACAATGTCTAAAACTAATAAAATTATTCCACTAATCCCACCGGGGAAAGTGTTGTGCTTCATCACAGGCCTATTGAGAAAAGACAAGCCAGAAGAAAATGTTCGTCAACGATGGGCTCGAACATTGGTTGAAGATTACGGATATGAAAAAGAAGATGTTGGCGTAGAGGTAACAATCGCCATGGGTAGGGCTAAAAAGCGTTGCGACCTTGCCGTCTTTAAACATGGGGCTGAGCATGCCCAAGAAAATATTGTCATCGCGATAGAGGTAAAGAGAGATGACATAAAGTCATCCGACACAAAGTATGGCGATGCCCAACTTATCAGCTACATGGCAGCAAGCCCTATGTGCAAATTCGGCCTTTGGGCAGGAGAAGAGCTACGCGCCTACAGTAAGTCCGAGACGGGTGAAATTGACCGAGTGGCTGACATTCCTAGAAGCGGGGATGAAGTCCCTCGCAAGCCCCGCAGAACAGATTTACACACTGTTCACGAGTTAACTTCGGTTTTCAAAAGATGCCACAATTATATCCACGCCAATGGTGGATTGCAAAAAGCCGAAGCCTTTCACGAGTTGTTAAAGTTAATTTTCTGCAAAACTTACGAGGAGGCAGAAGGTGAGGATGAGTTACAATTCTCTATCGATCCATCGGAGCAGCGATCTGTTGGCGGGCAGCGCAAACTGCTTCAAGATCGACTTACACCTCTTTTTACGCAAGTGAAACGGGTTTATCCGTTTATCTTTCAAGAAGACGAGTTAATAAAGCTAGAACCTGATGTTGCCGCTTACGTCGTAGCAGAGCTTCAATATATTTCTATTCTGAATAGTTCTACAGACGTTAAGGGGGAGGCATACGAAACACTTGTTGGGGCCAATTTGCGAGGGGATAGAGGTGAGTACTTCACTCCACGCAATGTTTGCGACATGACAGTACAAATAATCATGTCGATGTTCAGTGAAACCAAAATATCTTCACTAAAAGTAGTGGATTGCTGTTGTGGCACTGGCGGATTTCTCGTCTCATGGATGGATAATCTTAGAAATATGTTGGTTGCACAAGAGAAACGACGGGGGACTCCAGATATTCCCAATCGTGTTCGAGAACGTATCAAACAAATTTGTGGCCAAGATCTTTACGGAACAGACATTAATCCATTTCTAGTTAGAACTGCTCAAATGAACATGGTTATGCATGGAGACGGTTCAACAAATATCCACAAAGCAAATTCTTTGAAGCGTCCAGGTGAATGGATTGATGAATCTCGTCTAGCTGTACCTTACGGCAAATTTGATGTTGTAATCACAAATCCACCTTTTGGGGATGAGGTTCGTGTAGACGACGCACATGTTCTTTCTCAGT
Coding sequences:
- a CDS encoding site-specific integrase, whose product is MSRKKSKFTGVYMRESKDRRFKGKPDVCFDITFKEGTRKVWQKVGWRSEGITAAYASKVRSEIVRNSRLGIDVSTPKSITFGQAFEEYKQNHLSTLKSGDRVIRLYKARVQNEFQNLQLKDISTIRLEKYKNKLLAEGLTPATATHCLAIFRSVFKKMVSWGKYKGLVPTDQISMPKKDNRRFRFLTKNEADELLTAIRIRSEDTYLMSLTSLHTGMRFGEVASLRAEHVSLKDGMIRIVDGKGESSRTVFMTTELRYQLSQKHIQLGKLIFPNRHGGIRPMVSKTFPRAVKALGLNQDRMDKRDHVVFHTLRHTFASWLVQNGTPLYTVGELLGHSSLEMTKRYSHLAPEVLKAAARSFDKIVENK
- a CDS encoding restriction endonuclease subunit M, with protein sequence MSKTNKIIPLIPPGKVLCFITGLLRKDKPEENVRQRWARTLVEDYGYEKEDVGVEVTIAMGRAKKRCDLAVFKHGAEHAQENIVIAIEVKRDDIKSSDTKYGDAQLISYMAASPMCKFGLWAGEELRAYSKSETGEIDRVADIPRSGDEVPRKPRRTDLHTVHELTSVFKRCHNYIHANGGLQKAEAFHELLKLIFCKTYEEAEGEDELQFSIDPSEQRSVGGQRKLLQDRLTPLFTQVKRVYPFIFQEDELIKLEPDVAAYVVAELQYISILNSSTDVKGEAYETLVGANLRGDRGEYFTPRNVCDMTVQIIMSMFSETKISSLKVVDCCCGTGGFLVSWMDNLRNMLVAQEKRRGTPDIPNRVRERIKQICGQDLYGTDINPFLVRTAQMNMVMHGDGSTNIHKANSLKRPGEWIDESRLAVPYGKFDVVITNPPFGDEVRVDDAHVLSQYQLAEWGSENRRSMMPAEQLFMEATMNFLKPGGIMGIVIPDGILNNPGLAFLRDWLVKNSRIVASIDLPKETFGRNKGVNNPSVLIAQKFTKAEMRNAAENRIDTNYEVFMCTPKTSGINKRGNTVFLRHPNGEYILNEDGKRIPDDQISHVCSAFQDWQNKTG